Proteins co-encoded in one Bacteroidota bacterium genomic window:
- a CDS encoding alpha/beta fold hydrolase — protein MSRLNAAFLLSLVPVLAGCLTIPLEEDGVFQAERTVTPGDFDVPGLTLEVLSIPVADGVTLDAWWMRHDDPRATVLYFGGQGFLLVKARATLEALAAQRMNVLAFDYRGYGRSDGTPSVEALKDDARVVYDTLVARPGVDPGRLIAHGHSMGSFVATALATERPVPALVLENPATDVEGLTSALIPLLLRPFVRFDIAEPLRGESNVERLRALPGVALLVAGGENDVITPPALARDLHDEAATDRKTLVIASGRGHNDITASEDFAEAFDAFLDRHVAPPAP, from the coding sequence ATGTCTCGTCTCAACGCCGCCTTCCTCCTCAGCCTCGTCCCAGTCCTCGCCGGGTGCCTCACGATTCCCCTCGAAGAGGACGGGGTGTTCCAGGCCGAGCGGACCGTCACGCCGGGCGACTTCGACGTGCCCGGCCTCACCCTGGAGGTGCTGTCTATTCCCGTCGCCGACGGCGTCACGCTCGACGCGTGGTGGATGCGCCACGACGACCCGCGGGCGACGGTGCTCTACTTCGGCGGGCAGGGCTTTCTGCTCGTCAAGGCGCGCGCCACACTCGAAGCGCTCGCCGCGCAGCGGATGAACGTCCTCGCTTTCGACTACCGCGGCTACGGGCGGAGCGACGGGACGCCGTCGGTGGAAGCCCTGAAGGACGATGCCCGCGTGGTCTACGACACCCTCGTCGCCCGTCCCGGCGTGGACCCCGGCCGGCTCATCGCCCACGGCCACTCGATGGGCTCGTTCGTGGCGACGGCGCTGGCGACCGAGCGCCCGGTCCCGGCGCTCGTCCTCGAAAACCCGGCGACCGACGTCGAGGGCCTCACCTCGGCACTCATTCCGCTCCTGCTCAGGCCGTTCGTCCGCTTCGACATCGCCGAGCCGCTCCGGGGCGAGAGCAACGTCGAGCGCCTGCGCGCCCTCCCCGGCGTGGCCCTCCTCGTCGCCGGCGGCGAGAACGATGTTATCACCCCGCCCGCGCTCGCCCGCGACCTGCACGACGAGGCCGCCACCGACCGGAAGACGCTCGTCATCGCCTCCGGCCGCGGTCACAACGACATCACTGCGTCGGAGGACTTTGCCGAGGCGTTCGATGCGTTTCTAGACCGGCACGTCGCTCCGCCCGCGCCCTGA
- a CDS encoding GNAT family N-acetyltransferase, which yields MPFREAIDADLPALAALYAEAVRAAGPAYYTPEQVETWATAAGLPTFRRLVPRPLTLVAEDEFGPAGFAGLAPDGHVASLYVRPDRMRQGIASALLRALLDHAADQGIERLYTEASALSRPVFERFGFALDEVERVELRGVAFERYRMVRRNGTDRQA from the coding sequence ATGCCTTTCCGCGAAGCCATCGACGCCGACCTCCCAGCGCTCGCGGCGCTCTACGCCGAGGCGGTCCGCGCCGCCGGCCCGGCGTACTATACCCCCGAGCAGGTCGAGACGTGGGCGACAGCAGCCGGCCTCCCGACGTTCCGGCGGCTCGTCCCGCGCCCGCTGACGCTCGTCGCGGAGGACGAGTTCGGCCCTGCAGGTTTCGCAGGTCTCGCTCCCGACGGGCATGTCGCGTCGCTCTACGTCCGGCCCGACCGGATGCGGCAAGGCATCGCCTCGGCTCTGCTCCGCGCCCTGCTCGACCACGCTGCCGACCAGGGTATCGAGCGACTCTACACCGAGGCCAGCGCGCTTAGCCGCCCGGTCTTCGAGCGCTTCGGGTTCGCCCTGGACGAGGTCGAGCGCGTCGAACTGCGCGGCGTGGCGTTCGAGCGCTACCGGATGGTGCGCAGAAACGGGACGGACCGGCAGGCGTAG